In one Dama dama isolate Ldn47 chromosome 5, ASM3311817v1, whole genome shotgun sequence genomic region, the following are encoded:
- the OSM gene encoding oncostatin-M isoform X1, with amino-acid sequence MRAQSMQRTLLSLVLRLLLLCMVATGKCSGKYHELLLQLQRQADLMQNPSTLLDPYIHLQGLHSPVLKGSCMERPGDFPSEDTLWRLSRQDFLRTLNTTLGLFLRMLSALQQDLPKAAQQQAEMNIRGLGNNIHCMAQLLHGSSDPEAAEPTQPGPGPTPPPPPLPTLPLDTFKRKLRICEFLQGYHRFMRRAGQVLRGWGERRGRNRRHSPLRGLQRAARRTWPFPGLRRLAPQGQLPR; translated from the exons ATGCGGGCACAGAGTATGCAGAGGACACTCCTCA GTCTGGTCCTCAGACTCCTGCTCCTGTGCATGGTGGCCACGGGCAAGTGCTCGGGCAAGTACCACGAGCTTCTCCTGCAGCTCCAGCGCCAGGCAGACCTCATGCAGAACCCCAGCACGCTCCTGGACCCCTAT ATCCACCTCCAAGGCCTGCACAGTCCCGTACTGAAGGGATCCTGCATGGAGCGCCCGGGGGACTTCCCCAGCGAGGACACCCTGTGGAGGCTCAGCAGGCAGGACTTCCTGCGGACCCTCAACACCACGCTGGGCCTCTTCCTTCGCATGCTGAGCGCCCTTCAGCAGGACCTCCCAAAAGCAGCCCAGCAACAGGCGGAGATGAACATCCGCGGGCTCGGGAACAACATCCACTGCATGGCCCAGCTGCTGCACGGCTCCTCGGACCCAGAGGCTGCTGAGCCCACTCAGCCGGGCCCGGGGCCcacgccgccaccgccgccgctgCCCACGCTGCCCTTGGACACCTTCAAGCGCAAGCTCAGGATCTGCGAGTTCCTGCAAGGctaccaccgcttcatgcgcaGGGCCGGGCAGGTCCTCCGGGGCTGGGGGGAGAGACGGGGCCGCAACCGCAGACACAGCCCCCTCCGGGGCCTGCAGAGGGCTGCCCGCAGGACGTGGCCCTTCCCGGGGCTCAGGAGACTTGCGCCCCAGGGCCAGCTGCCCCGGTAG
- the OSM gene encoding oncostatin-M isoform X2 yields MVATGKCSGKYHELLLQLQRQADLMQNPSTLLDPYIHLQGLHSPVLKGSCMERPGDFPSEDTLWRLSRQDFLRTLNTTLGLFLRMLSALQQDLPKAAQQQAEMNIRGLGNNIHCMAQLLHGSSDPEAAEPTQPGPGPTPPPPPLPTLPLDTFKRKLRICEFLQGYHRFMRRAGQVLRGWGERRGRNRRHSPLRGLQRAARRTWPFPGLRRLAPQGQLPR; encoded by the exons ATGGTGGCCACGGGCAAGTGCTCGGGCAAGTACCACGAGCTTCTCCTGCAGCTCCAGCGCCAGGCAGACCTCATGCAGAACCCCAGCACGCTCCTGGACCCCTAT ATCCACCTCCAAGGCCTGCACAGTCCCGTACTGAAGGGATCCTGCATGGAGCGCCCGGGGGACTTCCCCAGCGAGGACACCCTGTGGAGGCTCAGCAGGCAGGACTTCCTGCGGACCCTCAACACCACGCTGGGCCTCTTCCTTCGCATGCTGAGCGCCCTTCAGCAGGACCTCCCAAAAGCAGCCCAGCAACAGGCGGAGATGAACATCCGCGGGCTCGGGAACAACATCCACTGCATGGCCCAGCTGCTGCACGGCTCCTCGGACCCAGAGGCTGCTGAGCCCACTCAGCCGGGCCCGGGGCCcacgccgccaccgccgccgctgCCCACGCTGCCCTTGGACACCTTCAAGCGCAAGCTCAGGATCTGCGAGTTCCTGCAAGGctaccaccgcttcatgcgcaGGGCCGGGCAGGTCCTCCGGGGCTGGGGGGAGAGACGGGGCCGCAACCGCAGACACAGCCCCCTCCGGGGCCTGCAGAGGGCTGCCCGCAGGACGTGGCCCTTCCCGGGGCTCAGGAGACTTGCGCCCCAGGGCCAGCTGCCCCGGTAG